One Ochotona princeps isolate mOchPri1 chromosome 25, mOchPri1.hap1, whole genome shotgun sequence genomic region harbors:
- the SMKR1 gene encoding small lysine-rich protein 1, whose amino-acid sequence MTMPGKGKKEKSRGRSRGKKQKKPEVDILSPAAMLNLYYIAHNVADCLHLRGFRWPGAPKGKKKT is encoded by the coding sequence CCAggtaaagggaaaaaagaaaaaagccggGGCCGGTCCCgagggaagaagcagaagaagccgGAAGTGGACATCCTCAGCCCGGCCGCCATGCTGAACTTGTACTACATTGCGCACAATGTCGCGGACTGCCTGCACCTGCGGGGCTTCCGCTGGCCAGGGGCTCCCAAAGGGAAGAAGAAGACTTAA